The following proteins are encoded in a genomic region of Gammaproteobacteria bacterium:
- a CDS encoding iron-containing redox enzyme family protein — protein MQLQQKQEITPFEELCYATSEEQFELVSLPVIQQTLAGKIKLETYIAFLTQAYHHVKHTVSLLMLTGSRISESDEWLRTAMAEYIEEEIGHEKWILNDIEACGGDKQQVAASEPDFATELMVAYAYDSINRINPLCFLGMVHVLEGTSVQIATKAAGCIKETLNLPNKAFSYLISHGDLDQDHQKFFENLINRLDEQQLQIVIKSCKRFYKLYANFFRGLPTYE, from the coding sequence ATGCAGTTACAACAGAAACAAGAAATTACGCCGTTTGAAGAACTTTGCTATGCAACATCTGAAGAGCAGTTTGAATTAGTCTCATTGCCGGTTATTCAACAAACTTTAGCCGGCAAAATCAAACTGGAAACCTATATCGCTTTTTTGACGCAGGCCTATCATCATGTCAAACACACAGTGTCGTTGTTGATGTTGACCGGAAGTCGTATCAGCGAATCCGATGAGTGGCTGAGAACAGCAATGGCAGAATACATTGAGGAAGAAATTGGTCATGAAAAGTGGATTTTGAACGATATCGAAGCCTGTGGTGGTGATAAACAACAAGTTGCAGCCTCAGAGCCCGATTTTGCGACAGAACTCATGGTTGCTTATGCCTATGATTCTATCAACCGCATCAATCCTTTGTGCTTTTTGGGGATGGTTCATGTTTTGGAAGGAACCAGCGTGCAGATTGCCACCAAAGCAGCGGGTTGCATTAAGGAAACGCTGAATTTACCGAATAAAGCCTTTAGCTATTTAATTTCGCACGGTGATTTGGATCAGGATCATCAGAAGTTTTTTGAGAATTTAATCAATAGGCTGGATGAACAACAATTACAAATCGTCATCAAATCCTGCAAACGGTTTTATAAACTTTATGCCAATTTCTTCAGAGGATTACCAACTTATGAATAA
- a CDS encoding AMP-binding protein, which translates to MMNYFKPSSTVAIQLDNNQFWLQIDKILTENNVVIIPVPHFFSVNQIIHMTNSAGIGTVICNRKAQTLWTNLGFEEPFYLTKDIVIMTRKLKSQIRFPKKTHKVTFTSGTTGEPKGVCLSEEHLRKVGQSLAEVTSKFNVKKHLCVLPLSILLENVAANYAAEYAGIEVITAPMSELGMNGSGSLDIEKFVNALVQYQPHSIIVMPQMLKMMIAYLQQSQTDVSFLRFIAVGGAVCSKGLLEQAKELGLPVFEGYGISECGSVISLNTDDSETGHVGKILPHINVRIAEDGEIQTQGASYLGYLGEEKNNDEWFSTGDIGRFDEHHNLHIIGRKKNVIINSFGRNISPDWIEAELTAMSGIMQAVVYGDSEPFLTAICVTTHSLQSLQERIEQFNQNFPDYAQIKQIILAEEPFSISNNMLTSSGKTKHQQIFKTYQQQLQDIYAVTTETRNYAV; encoded by the coding sequence ATGATGAATTATTTCAAACCCTCTTCAACCGTTGCGATTCAGCTCGATAACAATCAATTCTGGTTGCAAATTGATAAAATTCTAACGGAAAACAATGTGGTTATTATTCCGGTTCCGCATTTTTTCTCGGTGAATCAAATCATCCACATGACTAATTCTGCCGGAATTGGAACGGTTATTTGCAATCGCAAAGCTCAGACTTTGTGGACCAATTTGGGATTCGAAGAACCATTTTATCTGACCAAAGATATTGTGATTATGACAAGAAAGCTGAAATCTCAGATTCGATTCCCGAAAAAAACGCACAAAGTGACTTTTACCTCCGGAACCACCGGTGAACCCAAAGGTGTATGTCTCAGTGAAGAGCATTTGAGAAAAGTCGGTCAATCATTGGCAGAAGTGACTTCCAAATTTAATGTCAAAAAACATCTTTGCGTTTTGCCACTCAGTATTTTGCTTGAAAACGTAGCGGCCAATTATGCGGCTGAATATGCAGGAATTGAAGTGATTACCGCTCCCATGTCAGAGTTAGGAATGAATGGATCAGGTAGTTTGGACATTGAAAAATTCGTTAATGCATTGGTTCAATATCAACCTCACAGCATCATTGTTATGCCGCAAATGTTGAAAATGATGATTGCCTATCTCCAACAAAGTCAAACCGATGTTTCGTTTTTGAGATTCATTGCGGTTGGTGGAGCGGTTTGTTCCAAAGGTTTGCTCGAACAAGCAAAAGAATTGGGATTACCTGTTTTCGAAGGTTATGGAATCAGCGAATGCGGTTCGGTCATCAGCTTGAATACCGATGATTCTGAAACAGGCCATGTTGGCAAAATATTACCTCACATCAATGTCAGAATTGCTGAAGATGGAGAAATTCAAACACAAGGAGCATCTTATTTAGGCTACTTGGGTGAAGAAAAAAATAATGATGAATGGTTTTCAACCGGTGATATTGGACGTTTTGATGAACACCACAACTTACACATTATTGGCAGAAAGAAAAATGTCATCATTAATTCGTTTGGCAGAAATATTTCTCCCGATTGGATTGAAGCTGAACTCACCGCCATGTCTGGAATCATGCAAGCCGTGGTTTATGGCGATTCCGAACCGTTTTTAACAGCAATTTGTGTGACAACACATTCTTTGCAATCCTTGCAGGAAAGAATTGAGCAATTTAATCAGAATTTCCCTGATTATGCACAAATTAAACAAATTATTCTCGCTGAAGAACCTTTCAGTATTTCAAATAATATGCTGACAAGTTCCGGTAAAACTAAACATCAGCAAATTTTTAAAACCTATCAACAACAACTACAGGATATTTATGCAGTTACAACAGAAACAAGAAATTACGCCGTTTGA
- a CDS encoding thermostable hemolysin → MNIAQTTMLSTMLKKEPSLRTQDKLSDELSDYSMEMISTSHRARKEVENFVSQSYKQHFGANLKSFFPEILCVREINSGKLIGAVGFRFAHQQKLFSECYLQKPVEQLLACHEIQPIERKKILELGNFAVENSKHIKTVITLASRIIKNSQADWTVYTLTLPIKFHFKKLDIELNSLGLADISAVNGAAADWGSYYSYRPAVYYSSVKNNMNEQQV, encoded by the coding sequence ATGAATATTGCACAAACAACAATGCTTTCAACAATGCTGAAAAAAGAACCCTCTTTGCGGACACAAGACAAGCTATCCGATGAATTATCAGATTACAGCATGGAAATGATTTCAACATCTCATAGAGCCAGAAAAGAAGTCGAGAACTTTGTCAGCCAATCTTATAAACAACATTTTGGAGCCAATTTGAAATCCTTTTTCCCTGAAATTTTGTGTGTCAGGGAAATTAATTCCGGTAAATTAATTGGAGCGGTCGGCTTTCGATTTGCTCATCAGCAGAAGTTGTTTTCAGAGTGTTATTTGCAAAAACCGGTGGAACAACTCTTAGCTTGTCATGAAATCCAGCCGATTGAACGCAAAAAAATTCTGGAATTGGGAAATTTTGCCGTTGAAAACAGCAAGCATATCAAAACGGTTATCACTTTGGCTTCAAGAATTATCAAAAATTCACAGGCTGATTGGACGGTTTACACACTCACACTACCAATCAAATTTCATTTCAAAAAACTAGATATCGAACTCAACTCTTTGGGTTTGGCAGATATTAGTGCGGTGAATGGAGCGGCTGCGGATTGGGGAAGTTATTACAGCTATCGTCCGGCAGTTTATTATTCCAGCGTAAAAAACAACATGAACGAGCAACAGGTTTAA
- a CDS encoding RNA polymerase sigma factor: MNTLDDLELAKAIMKGDEKVFNHFFNDYYPKLFRFIMSRIDSDNDLADDLTQQTLCQAIDKMHTFEGRASLFTWMCQISRSLISAHFKKQQRRSRVVIPITDTEEFRDVLDNIAMSEESQPENLTENQELNLIITEILDRLPNNYGNILEWKYVENMSVDEIAEQLNTTMISVQSSLARARKAFQQVMNQILQNDKLPKSLLQLRES; encoded by the coding sequence GTGAATACACTGGATGATTTAGAACTGGCAAAAGCCATAATGAAAGGAGATGAAAAGGTTTTTAATCATTTTTTTAATGATTATTATCCCAAGTTGTTTCGTTTTATTATGAGTCGGATTGATTCTGACAACGATTTAGCAGACGATTTAACCCAACAAACTTTGTGTCAGGCAATTGATAAGATGCATACGTTTGAAGGCAGAGCCAGTTTGTTTACATGGATGTGTCAAATCAGCAGAAGTTTAATTTCTGCTCACTTCAAGAAACAACAACGAAGAAGCCGTGTAGTCATTCCGATAACCGACACGGAGGAATTTAGAGACGTTCTGGATAATATTGCCATGAGTGAAGAGAGCCAACCGGAAAATTTAACTGAAAATCAGGAACTCAACCTGATAATCACAGAAATTCTGGATCGTTTACCGAATAATTACGGAAACATCCTGGAATGGAAATATGTGGAAAATATGTCAGTTGATGAAATTGCCGAGCAACTCAACACCACCATGATATCCGTTCAGTCTTCTCTGGCAAGGGCAAGAAAGGCTTTTCAGCAAGTGATGAACCAAATTTTACAAAACGACAAATTACCTAAATCCCTGTTACAATTAAGGGAGAGTTGA
- a CDS encoding FecR family protein, which yields MKESKDKDIFEVLANHGKRAQPNAEMMEKARANVKAHWQNSVKQNTTPDKTNYRKYFSLAASVLVFVTVGFFISKNINTNKVDHLIESSLIRGELMVSTDKNNWTLLDKNQNIESVINSHWIKTNEDSFASIVFSNQSELRINQNTILKVDGLENIQLASGEVYFDADNAIQSRMKIDTDLGSVTHIGTRYAVKVKNNELQVAVRNGKVNLEQNNNQQTISGGNKIQLSSSGAISKTRIQKHDNSWNWTTKASQPFKGQNKTLHDYIIWFAHENGYEIDWNSKESGTMLVRLSGELPKIDPVKQISAVFTSTKYNYKIDEGLLSIF from the coding sequence ATGAAAGAAAGCAAAGACAAAGACATTTTTGAAGTATTAGCCAATCACGGCAAACGAGCTCAGCCCAATGCGGAAATGATGGAAAAAGCCCGTGCCAATGTTAAGGCTCATTGGCAAAATTCGGTTAAACAAAATACAACACCAGACAAAACAAATTACAGAAAATATTTTAGCCTGGCGGCATCCGTTTTAGTTTTTGTGACGGTTGGTTTTTTCATCTCAAAAAACATCAACACAAATAAGGTTGATCATTTAATCGAATCATCATTGATTCGTGGCGAACTCATGGTTTCAACGGATAAAAACAACTGGACTTTGCTTGATAAAAACCAAAATATTGAGTCTGTCATCAACAGCCACTGGATAAAAACCAATGAAGATAGTTTTGCATCAATTGTGTTCTCCAATCAAAGCGAATTACGCATTAATCAAAATACCATCTTAAAAGTTGATGGTCTTGAAAACATTCAACTGGCATCTGGTGAAGTTTATTTCGATGCCGATAATGCCATCCAATCACGTATGAAAATTGACACAGACTTAGGGTCGGTCACGCATATCGGTACACGTTATGCGGTTAAAGTCAAAAATAACGAATTACAGGTTGCCGTACGAAACGGAAAAGTGAATCTTGAACAAAACAACAACCAACAAACCATCAGCGGTGGGAATAAAATTCAACTGAGTTCATCAGGCGCTATCAGCAAAACCAGAATTCAAAAACACGATAACAGCTGGAATTGGACAACAAAAGCATCTCAACCTTTTAAAGGTCAAAACAAAACTCTGCATGATTATATCATCTGGTTTGCCCATGAAAACGGCTATGAAATTGACTGGAACAGCAAAGAAAGCGGAACAATGCTGGTTCGTTTATCCGGCGAATTACCCAAAATTGATCCTGTTAAACAAATTTCTGCAGTTTTCACATCAACCAAATATAATTATAAAATTGATGAAGGTCTGCTAAGTATTTTCTAG
- a CDS encoding DUF3265 domain-containing protein gives MYLVTKGFQNKLRAKHITKRSSDSCRTAFLVCSGLRGESGLRKVG, from the coding sequence ATGTACCTAGTTACGAAAGGCTTCCAGAACAAGCTAAGAGCTAAACACATAACAAAGCGTTCAAGCGACTCATGCCGCACGGCATTTTTGGTTTGCAGTGGTCTTCGTGGTGAAAGCGGTTTGCGGAAGGTTGGTTGA
- a CDS encoding GFA family protein: MANKHRGSCLCGSVKYELLGEFQSFFLCHCTRCQKGTGSAHGANLFAQAGTLTWLNGESDVRTYKHPNSFHAKSFCSKCGSAIPTFAESINSVVVPAGSLDSPVPIPPTAKIFVGSSAKWSMKLCDVPSYERLPEQAKS, translated from the coding sequence ATGGCGAATAAACATCGAGGTTCATGCCTTTGTGGTAGTGTGAAGTATGAGCTTTTAGGTGAGTTCCAGTCTTTCTTTTTATGCCATTGTACTCGTTGCCAAAAGGGTACAGGCTCGGCTCATGGTGCAAACTTGTTTGCTCAAGCTGGCACCTTAACTTGGTTAAACGGTGAAAGTGATGTCAGAACGTATAAGCATCCAAATTCATTTCATGCAAAAAGCTTTTGTTCAAAATGCGGGTCTGCAATCCCAACGTTTGCAGAAAGTATTAACAGCGTAGTGGTTCCGGCTGGTAGCCTCGATAGTCCAGTTCCAATTCCGCCTACTGCTAAAATCTTTGTTGGTAGTAGCGCTAAATGGTCTATGAAATTGTGTGATGTACCTAGTTACGAAAGGCTTCCAGAACAAGCTAAGAGCTAA
- the ald gene encoding alanine dehydrogenase has protein sequence MRIGIPKETKTLEGRVALVPAAAADLVNAGHGVYIETNAGIKSGFSDEDYTSHGVKICKDAEELYATGEMIVKVKEPIAGDLKYLRKDHLLFCYLHLAAEPELTEKLLEIGLTGVAFETVEEADGSLPLLAPMSIIAGMIATQVGTHLLHQPSGGKGVLLGGLPSTERGKVVVLGAGAAGGNSAALAAKGGANVVVFDKRQDRLAEMMALGPNVTALYPYEETVAREVASADLVIGAVLVTGAKAPHVISEEMVKNMQPGSVIADISVDQGGCVATTKPTTWENPTFVKHGVTHFSVTNMPGSVPRTSTQAISAAILPYVQRLARDGWRDVESLAKGINVDNGKIVHPALL, from the coding sequence ATGCGTATAGGCATACCTAAAGAAACAAAAACTCTGGAAGGCCGTGTGGCTCTCGTTCCTGCAGCTGCCGCTGATTTGGTGAATGCAGGACATGGTGTTTATATCGAAACCAATGCCGGAATTAAAAGTGGTTTTAGCGATGAAGATTACACCAGTCACGGTGTGAAAATCTGTAAAGATGCTGAAGAGCTTTATGCAACCGGTGAAATGATTGTTAAAGTTAAAGAGCCGATTGCCGGTGATTTGAAATATTTGCGTAAAGATCATTTGCTGTTTTGCTATTTGCATTTGGCAGCCGAGCCGGAATTGACTGAAAAGTTACTGGAAATCGGTTTAACTGGTGTGGCTTTTGAAACGGTTGAAGAAGCTGATGGTTCATTGCCTTTATTGGCTCCGATGAGCATCATTGCCGGTATGATTGCCACTCAGGTCGGAACGCATTTATTGCACCAACCATCCGGTGGAAAAGGTGTTTTGCTTGGTGGTTTGCCATCAACAGAGAGAGGAAAAGTTGTGGTATTAGGTGCCGGTGCAGCCGGTGGAAATTCAGCGGCTTTGGCTGCCAAAGGCGGTGCGAATGTGGTTGTTTTCGATAAAAGACAAGACCGTTTGGCTGAAATGATGGCTTTAGGTCCTAATGTAACTGCTCTTTATCCTTATGAAGAAACTGTTGCCAGAGAAGTGGCTTCAGCGGATTTGGTGATTGGTGCTGTTTTGGTTACTGGTGCAAAAGCTCCTCATGTGATTAGTGAAGAAATGGTTAAAAACATGCAACCGGGTTCTGTGATTGCCGATATTTCTGTCGATCAGGGAGGTTGTGTGGCAACAACTAAACCAACAACTTGGGAAAACCCAACATTCGTTAAACACGGTGTGACTCATTTTTCTGTAACAAATATGCCGGGCTCAGTGCCACGCACTTCGACTCAAGCAATCTCAGCAGCCATTTTGCCGTATGTACAAAGATTGGCTCGTGATGGCTGGAGAGATGTTGAGTCTCTGGCTAAAGGTATTAATGTTGATAACGGTAAAATTGTTCATCCTGCATTATTGTAA